In the Candidatus Aminicenantes bacterium genome, one interval contains:
- the rpsR gene encoding 30S ribosomal protein S18 — protein sequence MAESSGPRDRRDERPDRQERGGYKKFFPPKKKFCRFCQRNVKFIDYKSADILKKYIPDRGKISPRRVTGTCSFHQRKLAEAIKRARHLALLPYVES from the coding sequence ATGGCTGAATCCAGCGGACCCCGAGATCGCCGCGACGAGCGGCCCGACCGCCAGGAGCGCGGCGGCTACAAGAAGTTCTTCCCCCCCAAGAAAAAGTTCTGCCGGTTCTGTCAGCGGAACGTCAAGTTCATCGACTACAAATCGGCTGATATCCTGAAGAAGTACATCCCCGACCGCGGCAAGATCTCCCCCCGGCGTGTCACCGGGACCTGCTCCTTCCACCAGCGCAAGCTGGCCGAGGCCATCAAGCGGGCCCGCCACCTGGCGCTGCTGCCCTACGTCGAGAGCTGA